The genomic segment ATTCTTCATTCTTCTTTTCTAATCTGCTCTAAAATCGATATGAAAACTTCGGGTGGCTTTACCGTGAATTCTAACCATTCTCCGCTCCGAGGATGTACAAAACCGAGATGCTCCGCATGCAGCATTTGTCCTTCAAGTCCAAAGGGATTTCTCTTCGGACCATACAACGGATCTCCTAAAACGGGATGCTTTAGATAGGCCATATGGACCCGAATTTGGTGAGTCCTTCCCGTTTCCAACTTTGCTCGAAGATAAGTAAAATCGTGGAATCGCTCGAGAACGTGATAATTCGTCACGGCTTCCTTCGAATTATGGAAGGTAACAGCCATTTTCTTCCGATCTAACGTATCCCGACCAATCGGTGCGTCTACAGTTCCAGTCGATTCTAAAACTACACCATGGACAATCGCAATATACTTACGTGCCATGCTATGTTCTTTGACCTGCGCGGCCAAACCTTGATGAGCTTGATCATTCTTGGCAACGACCAAAAGTCCAGACGTATCCTTATCAATGCGATGAACAATCCCTGGACGCAGTACGCCATTAATACCCGAAAGATTGAGGCAATGATAAAGAAGTGCGTTGACTAAGGTCCCCGTCCAGGATCCTGGAGCAGGATGCACAACCATTCCTTGCGCTTTATTTACAACAAGAACGTCTTCATCTTCATAAACGATATCCAAGGGAATATTCTCAGCCTCAACGGAAAGTTCCTTAGGCGGGGGGATGACTACCTTCACCT from the Desulfitobacterium metallireducens DSM 15288 genome contains:
- a CDS encoding RluA family pseudouridine synthase, with the protein product MTENHFELEDEELEGLESQETYSSDPVNQEIHEFELSEGVRLDVGATEAIGKTRSYVQTLISEGLVEVNGEVKKANYKIRQGDKVKVVIPPPKELSVEAENIPLDIVYEDEDVLVVNKAQGMVVHPAPGSWTGTLVNALLYHCLNLSGINGVLRPGIVHRIDKDTSGLLVVAKNDQAHQGLAAQVKEHSMARKYIAIVHGVVLESTGTVDAPIGRDTLDRKKMAVTFHNSKEAVTNYHVLERFHDFTYLRAKLETGRTHQIRVHMAYLKHPVLGDPLYGPKRNPFGLEGQMLHAEHLGFVHPRSGEWLEFTVKPPEVFISILEQIRKEE